The window GACCGCGAAGGCGGCGAAGAGGAACCAGGCGAACTGGGTCGCGAGATAGAGCATCGCCGCCCTCCTATTTCGCCACGGTGAACTGGACGCGGCGGTTCTTGATCCGCGCCTCCGGGTCGGTCGGGGCAACCAGCGGCCGATCGGTCCCGTAGCCCTTGACCTCGAGCTGCGCCGCGGCGACACCGCGGCGGATCAGCTCTTCGCGGACACGCTGCGCCCGCCGGTTCGACAAATCGAGATTGTTGAAGCCGCTGCGCTCGCCATCGAAATTGCTGTGCCCTTCGATGGTCACGCGCGTGCTCGGGCACTGTTTCAGGATGGCGGCGGCCTCGGTCATGGCCCGCTCGGTTACGGGATCGAGAGTCGTGACCCCAGTCCCCAGGGCAAAGATGACGTAGTAGCGCTGCGTCAGCGCATCGAGCTCGTTCTGGCAGGTACTTGCCGGGTCGATGACGCAACCGGTCTGGCGCATGCTGATCTCGGCCTTGCCGGAAAAGCCCTGCGGCAAGCCGCTCGCAAGATCGGTCTCGACCTCGTCGCGGACCAGGGCGCGGCAGGTCAGCCCGCGAACATTGACCTCCCGATCGACCACGCTGGCCGAACCGAGATCGAGCCGCAGCAGATCCTGCACCACCCCGCGCGCCGCGACGCCGAAGCCGGTCGGCGCCGCCGGCCGGATCTCGGTCTCGTCATTGACGCGCCCACGCAGCGGCGACGCCTCGATCAGCGCCGCGATCGCGTCCTTGGCCGCGGCATCGGGCAGGTGGCCGTTGAGATAGCCCCCGGATTTGTCGATCGAGGCGGTGAAACCGTAGCCCGCCGCAACGGGCGGCGCAGGCTGCGGCAAAGACGGCGGCTCGGTCGCGGCGGCCGCGCTCGGTGCGGCGGGAGCGGGATCGACCGGCGTCGGTTGCCGCAGGGCGCCCGAGCCGGCGGGCGGCACCGGGGCAGGCGTCGGCGCCGGCGATGGGACCAACGGGCAGACGATGCTGGCAAGCGCGACCGAATCGGGACCGTCGCCCTGCGCGATATTCAACTTCAGGGCCTCGCAGGCCTCGTAATTCTCCGGACCCTGCCCCGAGATGCGGTAGGCGCCGCCTTCGATCTCGACCTTGCCGCTGCGCAGGCGGGCGAGATCGGCGACGGCGCGCGTCACCTTGGTGGCGAAAGCCGCCGGCTCTCCGGCGGCCGGCAGCATGCGATCGGTCACCGCGCCGACGGTCGGGAAAGCGCGAGCGAGCAGTGCTGCAATCTCGCGGCGTGCCGGATCGGATGGATAGTACCCCGCGACCGTGACCG is drawn from Bosea sp. Tri-49 and contains these coding sequences:
- a CDS encoding OmpA family protein produces the protein MARNAGWLWGLVPLALLWASANVLNTETVRRDIEARALAANAVAGAASGARGVLVRVSGRDVYLDGEAVTADGASKALAQLQSEFGVRRVLGGLTQVIAQKPYSWSATRQANLVTLSGFVPDEAIATASVSAARALGPELRVDDQQKVAFGAPPGFAELAGSLMRDLGQLSAGKVALDDTRYCVEGTAATPQNFLALRESASTAAQKGFTRVDCALSPPTMAPYRWSAEKSASGSVTVAGYYPSDPARREIAALLARAFPTVGAVTDRMLPAAGEPAAFATKVTRAVADLARLRSGKVEIEGGAYRISGQGPENYEACEALKLNIAQGDGPDSVALASIVCPLVPSPAPTPAPVPPAGSGALRQPTPVDPAPAAPSAAAATEPPSLPQPAPPVAAGYGFTASIDKSGGYLNGHLPDAAAKDAIAALIEASPLRGRVNDETEIRPAAPTGFGVAARGVVQDLLRLDLGSASVVDREVNVRGLTCRALVRDEVETDLASGLPQGFSGKAEISMRQTGCVIDPASTCQNELDALTQRYYVIFALGTGVTTLDPVTERAMTEAAAILKQCPSTRVTIEGHSNFDGERSGFNNLDLSNRRAQRVREELIRRGVAAAQLEVKGYGTDRPLVAPTDPEARIKNRRVQFTVAK